A stretch of DNA from Micromonospora sp. WMMD1155:
GCCCGACCGTGCGGGTACCCATCGCACCTTAGGGCGCGGGGGTATCGGCTGTGCGCCCGACCCCATGGATCGTGTCGATGCTGACCGGTTGATCCGGCAGCGTTCGGCCCGATCCACAGAAAGCCCAACGGTGATGATTGGTTTTTGTTCTCTTAGAAGAGATAACTCATCGTCTTCATCGCACCTGTGCAAACTGTGGAAAAGCCAGGTCTGCGCAGCTCAGACAGGTTATCCACCGGTGATTTAGCTGTGGAGAACCACTGGTACAACCCGCCTGCGTGTCCACAGCCCGCCCTCGGTGCACAGTTGTCCACCGTCATCCACCGGTTGTCCACCGGTAATCCACCGACTTTCTCCCCAAGCCTGTGGACGACGATGAAGATCACCATTGCCGTCATCCCCAGAACCTTCAACAGGTCGTACACAGGTCGTCGGTCACCGGTGGAAAACGTTTCGGTTGTCCCCAGGCGTCCACAGCCCCGTACACAGGGCTTCTCCACAGCCTGTGGGTAACCGGCGAGGGACGGACCGTAGTTATCCACCGGCGGTGGACAACGAGTTGTGGACAACGAGTGGAAGTCGAGACGGTCACGGGGTCGATCCTGTGGTCTACACCATGTCGAGAGTCCAGCCGGAAGCCGAAAAAGTACGCCCGGCCGGAGATCCGGCCGGGCGTGTCCCGGGCTGTGCGCCGTCCCGACGGCCGGCGTACGCCTCAGCTGTTCTGCTTGATCCGGTTGGTCAGCTCGGCGATCTGGTTGTAGAGCGAGCGGCGCTCCGCCATCTGCTGCCGGATCTTCCGGTCGGCGTGCATCACAGTGGTGTGGTCCCGGCCCCCGAATGCCTGCCCGATCCGGGGCAGCGACAGCTCGGTCAACTCCCGACACAGGTACATGGCGACCTGGCGCGCGTTGACGAGCACGCGGGACCGGGACTGGCCCCGCAGGTCCTCCAGGCTCACCCCGAAGTAGTCGGCCGTCGAGGCCATGATCTGGTCGGCGTTGATCTCCGGCCCGGCGCCGTCGGGCATGAAGTCCCGGAGCACCTCCTCGGCCAGGGACAGCTCGACCGTCGACCGGGTCAGGCTGGCGAACGCCGTCACCCGGATCAGCGCCCCCTCCAGTTCCCGGATCGAGTTCGACACCCGGGAGGCGATGAACTCCAACACGTCCGGCGGGGCGTACATCCGCTCCTGGGCCGCCTTCTTCTGCAGGATCGCGATGCGGGTCTCCAGGTCCGGCGGCTGGATGTCCGCCAGCAGGCCCCACTCGAACCGGGTTCGCATCCGGTCCTCGAGGGTGGCGAGCTGGCGCGGCGACCGGTCGGAGGTGATCACGATCTGCTTGTTGGCGTTGTGCAGGGTGTTGAAGGTGTGGAAGAACTCCTCCTGGGTGCGCTCGCGGTTCTCCAGGAACTGGATGTCGTCGATCAACAGGATGTCGACGTCGCGGTAGCGCCGCTGGAACGCACTGGTTTTGTCGTCCCGCAGGGAGTTGATGAAGTCGTTGGTGAACTCCTCGGTCGAGACGTACCGGACCGAGCGGGCGTTGCCGAGGGTCGTGGCGTAGTGCCCGATGGCGTGCAGCAGGTGCGTCTTGCCCAGACCGGAGTGACCGTAGATGAAGAGCGGGTTGTACGCCTTCGCCGGTGACTCCGCCACCGCGACGCTCGCCGCGTGCGCGAAGCGGTTGGACGATCCGATGACGAACGTCTCGAACATGTACTTCGGGTTCAGCCGGTTGCCGCCGGCGTCGGCACCGGGCAACCGGCGCTCGTCACGACCACCCGGGCGGTGGTCCACGCCGCTGCGGCCCGGGCCGCTGTCCGTGCCGGTGTCCCGGGGCAGCGCGCGGATCACGTGCTGGTCGCGCGGAGACGCCGACTCTTCCCGGTAGCGGGGCTCGTAGGGCCGGGTGTCCGGGCCCGGCGGGTCCAGCCGGGCGGCCTGTTCGTCATAGCCACGGCGGTCGGGCCCCGGCCGGGGGGTACGCATCGGCTCCGCGAAGGCGGCGCTGAACAACGCCTCCTGCCCGTCCCTGCTGGCGGGGATCATCCCGGGACGGTGCGCGTCGACGGCCGGTGCGAGCGGTGGACCCGTGGGCGTCGGTGGAGCGGCCGGCTCCGGCGCGCGCCCCGCGTGGGTCTGCTCGGGGATCATCGGGTCGGCGGACGGCCGAGCGCCCTGGTCGTCACCGAAGGGCTCGACGGACGAGCCGTCGACGTCGAACGGCCCGGTCTCCGGGGTGCTGCGGTAGACGGTGCCGGCGGGTCGGCCCGCGGCGTCCTCGGCGACCCGGACGGTGACCGCGACCTGGATCGGCCGACCCAGTCGGCGGGTGAGCGCCTCGGTGATCGCCGGTCGGAGCCGGGATTCGATCACGTCGCGGGTGAACGCGTCCGGAACGGAGAGCAGAGCAGTGTCCTCGACGATCGCCCGCAGCCGGGTCAACCGGAGGTAGGCACGCTGCTGAGCGGAGATGATCTCGTCGGCCAGCTCGTCGGTCGCCGCTAACCACACTGCGGCAAGGTCGGTCGTACCGGCCACCGTCGTGCCACCCCCTCGCCTCTGCTCCCGGCCGCCGCTGTCTGCCAGCCGGCCGTCCCGGGCCCGCCGCGTTCGCGGGTGGAACAACACCCACCTGACGGTCGACCGATGGTCGTCCACAAGTTATCCACAGCCTGTGTACCGACCGATTGTGGCCGCCGCCGGCCGCGGGTGGGACCTGCCCCTGCCTGAACGGGCGCTGAAGCGGGTTCACCGTGCCGAACGATTCACTACCTTGTCCGGTCTTGCCTCTGCGACGACCGGAGCTTCCGACGCTCACCGCAATCGGGCACGGTAACAGCGTTGTCCCTGCGCCATCAACCGGCGACGCGGCGGGGGTGTTCTCGGCATCAGCGAAAACCACCCTCCGGCCTCGGGCGCGTCCCGTTCTCGTACTGCTCGGGGTGTTTGACGGTCATTGCCCCCCTGCGTAGGCTGGAACGGCTGCTTTCGCGCCCTCTGCTAGGGTGATGGGTGCTTGCTGTCCACGGTCGCATCCCCGCACCGCCGAGGTCCCGCTCCGCCGGACAGCACCGATCGTGGGCCACCGTCGAGGTGGCCTGGACCACCACACGACCCCGGCGATTCCGTCGTACGGGGCGCGTACGAAAACGGAGAGCCTGACGTGAGCAAGCGCACCTACCAGCCGAACAACCGCCGGCGCGCGAAGACCCACGGCTTCCGGCTGCGCATGCGCACCCGTGCCGGCCGTGCCATCCTCTCGAGCCGTCGCGCCAAGGGTCGCACCACCCTGTCGGCCTGAGCCGACCGGGCCGGTCCAGGGGACGTGGGCAGTCGTGCTGGCCGCCGCACAGCGACTGCGGCGCAGCACTGACTTCGCCGCAGCGGTCCGTGGTGGCCGGCGCGCCGGGCGTGGTGCCGTCGTGGTCCACCTGACCATGCCGGTGAACGCCGACCCCAGCACACCGATCTCGCCGCAGCCGGTGCGGGACGACAACGCGGAGCTGATCTCCGTGGCGTCCCGTGCCGGCTTCGTCGTGTCCAAGGCCGTCGGTAACGCGGTGACCCGTAACCGGGTCCGTCGTCGACTGCGTGCGCTGGTCCGGGAACGGCTGGTCGACCTGCCGCCCGGCAGCACCCTCGTCGTCCGGGCGCTGCCCGCGGCGGCGCAGGCGTCGTACCCCCGGCTCGCCACCGACCTGGACGCCGCCCTCGCGGTCGCCCGGTCACCCCGCGAGCGGCGGCACCGATGAGCGGCACCGGGCAGACCAGCCCACGCCCGTCGACAACAGGTGCCAAGGTGCTGATCGCGCCCATCATCGCGTACCGTCGGTGGATAAGTCCGGCACTGCCGGCCCGCTGTCGGTTCTATCCGTCGTGCAGTGCGTACGCCCAGGAGGCGGTCGTGCGGCACGGCGCGCTCCGGGGAGCCGTCCTGGCGGTCCGGCGGCTGTTGCGCTGCCACCCCTTTCACCCTGGTGGACATGACCCGGTACCGGAGCCGGGCGGCCGCCGCCGTGCTGATGTGACTGGAGCCCCGAATTGAGTCTCGACTGGATCTACTACGCGATTTCGTGGATCCTGCTGACCTGGCACTCTGCCTGGGACGCCATCGGGGTGCCGGTCGGCGCGGTGATCGGCACCAACTTCGCCTGGATCCTGGCGATCATCTTCCTGGTCGTCACCGTCCGGGTGATCCTGTTCCCCGTCTTCGTCAAGCAGATCAAGTCGCAGCGGGCGATGCAGGCGCTCCAGCCCAAGGTCAAGGAGCTTCAGGAGAAGCACAAGGGTGACCGGGAGACGCTCCAGAAAGAAATGATGGAGCTGTACAAGAAGGAGAAGGCCAACCCGCTGATGGGTTGCCTTCCGATGTTCCTTCAGATCCCGGTCTTCCTCGGCCTCTTCCACGTGCTGCGCCGCCTCGACCCGGACAAGCGGAACCAGACGCTGTACGGCTGGACCGCCGACCAGTTCCAGAGCGCCTCGCAGGCGAAGCTCTTCACCGCCCCGATCGCTGGAAAGTTCGGCTCCACCGCCGACGAGCTGGCCAGCCTCGGTGCCAACGGCACCACCGTCAAGGTCATCGCCGGTGTCCTGGTCCTGGTCATGATCGCGACCACCTACCTGACCAGCCGTCAGATGATCCTCAAGACCGGTTGGGCCGAGGACCCGCAGCAGCGGATGATCCAGCGACTGATGCTCTACGGCATCCCCGCTTCGCTGCTGATCTCCGGCGCGATCTTCCCGATCGGTGTGATCATCTACTGGGTCACCAACAACCTGTTCACCCTGGGCCAGCAGCAGTGGGTGCTGCGCAAGTTCCCGCCGCCGGTGACCGCCAAGAAGGCGGTGGCACCCGCCGCCAGCCGCAACCCGGTGCAGCCCGCCAAGACCGGCGGCCTGTTCGGTCGGGGTAAGACGGCTCCGCCGGCGCCGGTCAAGGCCGCCGCTCCCAAGGTGGCCGGGCCGAAGCCGGGCGCCAAGCCGGTGAACAACCCGAAGAAGGGTCGCCCCGCCAAGCGGCAGGGCTGACCCGCAAGGGCCGCCGCCGGTGATCCGACGGCGGCCCGTTCCACACTGTGCAGCCGCCGGATGGTCGGCGCCGGTGGGAACCGACCGCGCGCCGCGCGGCCACGGGCGACACTGCCCGTACAGACGTGCCCGCGGGCACCGGCGACCTCCCGCCGGCCCCGGGAAACCAGTCGGACCGAGGGTCCGGCCGAGCGAGTACGGAGATGAGACCGTGACCGAGACCAGCATCCCCCGCACCGAGCAGCCCTTGGACGAGGAGGAGACCGCGACGCTCGAGGTGGACGGCGACGACACCGGCACCGAGGACGACGACACCGATGCCCCCGCTACCGGTGCCCGGTCGAAGAAGGCCGTCGGTGAGGGCGACCTGTTCCGGCAGAGCGAGATCGCTGCCGACTACGTCGAGGGGCTGCTCGACATCCTCGACTACGACGGCGACATCGACGAGTTGGTCGCCGCCGGCCGCCCGATGGTCGAGGTGGTCGGTGAGCGTCTGCAGAATCTGGTCGGCCAGCGCGGGGCCACCCTGGAGGCGCTTCAGGAGTTGACCCGCCTCGCCGTCTTCCGGCAGACCGGCACGCCGAGCCGCCTGCTGCTCGACGTCGGTGGCTACCGGGCCAACCGCCGCAAGGAACTCGCCGCCGTCGCCAAGAACGCCGTCGAGAAGGTCAAGGAGTACGGCGAGCCGGTCCGCCTCGAGGCGATGTCCGCGTTCGAGCGCAAGTGTGTGCACGACGTGGTCAACGCCATGTCCGGCGTGGCCAGCGAGTCCGAGGGTGTGGAGCCGAACCGGCGCATCGTCGTACGGCCGGTGGACTGACCGGGTGACCCACGACGACAGCACGGCTGACGCCGTGTCCGGCCCGGGCGGTACGCCGTCCGGGCCGTCCCCTGTCCGGCCGGCTACTTCGGACGCCGCCGCGACTGAACCGGGCACTTCCCCCTCGCCGAGCGACGCGGCCCTGCCACCCGGGTTGGCACCGGCCGCGCTGACCCTCTTCGGTGACCGTCTCGACCTGGCCGCCGCGTACGCCGAACTGCTGGCGACCGACGGGGTCGTCCGTGGTCTGATCGGTCCCCGAGAGGCACCCCGCATCTGGGATCGCCATCTACTCAACTGCGCCGCGGTCGCCGAGCGGGTTCCGTCCGGCGCGACGGTGCTCGACGTCGGCTCCGGCGCCGGTCTGCCCGGGCTGGTGCTGGCCATCGCCCGCCCCGATCTCACTGTCACCCTGATCGAGCCCCTCGCCCGACGTACGTCGTTCTTGATCGAGGTCGTCGAGCGACTCGGCCTGGCCAAGTCGGTGCGGGTGTTCCGCGGCCGGGCCGACGAAGCGGCGACCGGGTCGAGCGGTCGGGACCCGATCAGCGGGGACGTGGTGACCGCACGCGCCGTCGCCCCACTAGACCGGCTGGCGGGTTGGAGTCTCCCCCTGGCCGTTCGGGGTGGCCGTCTGCTGGCGCTCAAAGGATCGTCCGCCGCCGCGGAGATCGAGGAGCACGCCGAGGTGGTGACGCGCCTCGGCGGCGGCGAGCCGACCGTGCACCTGTGCGGTGTGGACGTGATCGATCCCCCCACCACCGTCGTGGAGATCGTGCGGGAGCGGATGATCGGCCCTCGACCGGCGGCCGGTAAGCGCACCCGGGCCGGTCGCTCCCGCCGACGCTGACACTTCACGCCATCGGGCTTCCGGCTGGCGGGTTGCCTCGTTGTACCGGTACGGATGGACGAGGAGATGAGAACCCGACGTGGACCGGCCGCGCCCGTCCGCCGTAGGCTGGCCGCGCGTCGATAGTGTGGAGCGGGCGGTGGACGTCGTGGGTCTCCGACCGCTCCCGAGGGCCGTACAGTTCGCGGGTTGCGAGCGTGGCACGGCCGAGTTGACCGGGGCGCGGACCGACCATCCGAAGCGGGCAGGGATGACAGGTGCATGACGACGGCAGGTACGACGATCCACACGTGACCGGGGCGAGCAACGATCCCGTTTCACGTGAAACCGACTACCCGAGCTGGTCGCCCGGTGCGACCGACCCATCCACCCGACCTGCCGACGGCGTTGCGCCGGCAGCGCACGGTGCTGCGGCTGATCAACCAGTCGGGCCGGAAACCGGGGACCCGGCGGGTGTCCGTCGGTCAGCGGAAGGGTCGAGCCGACCCGCGAACGTCGCCGAGGTGCGGCAGGTGGTGGTTCGCCGGAACACTGCCGCAGCGGTTCGGTTCGAAGCGGCGGTCCCGCAGCAGCCCACCGCAGCGGCCGCTCGGGATGCCGCGCCGACGTTCGCTGAAGCACCTGTCGCGTCGACCGAGTCGTTGGCAGCCGTGGCCGCTGACCCCACGTACGTTTCACGTGAAACCCCGACGCGCGAAGAGGATGACCCACCGTTGGCTATGGAGGCGATGCGGGCCGTGCAGATCCTGAATCCCAGTGGCGAGGTGACCATGCCTCGACCGGACCGGACCCGGGTCATGTGCGTCGCCAACCAGAAGGGTGGCGTGGGTAAGACCACCACCACCGTCAACCTTGCGGTGGCGCTCGCCCTGCACGGCAACCGGGTGCTCGTGGTCGACCTCGACCCTCAGGGCAACGCCTCGACCGGGCTCAACGTCCCGCACCACACCGGCATCCCGGACGTCTACGACTGCTTGATCAACAGCGTGCCTCTGGTGGAGGTGGCGCAGGCGGTCGAGGGCATCCCCAACCTGTGGTGCGTACCCGCCACCATCGACCTGGCCGGTGCGGAGATCGAGCTGGTCTCCGTGGTGGCCCGCGAGTCGCGTCTGGACCGTGCCATCGCCGCCTACCCCGGCCAGTTCGACTACGTCTTCATCGACTGCCCCCCGTCGCTCGGCCTGCTCACTGTCAACGCGCTGGTGGCCGCGCAGGAGGTGCTGATCCCGATCCAGTGCGAGTACTACGCCCTGGAAGGGCTCAACCAGCTGATCAACAACATCAACCTGGTACGCCAGCACCTCAACCCGAAGCTCGACGTCTCCACGATCCTGCTGACCATGTACGACCGGCGTACCCGGTTGGCCGACGCCGTCGAGCAGGATGTCCGAAACCACTTCGGCGACAAGGTCCTCCAGGCGGTCATCCCCCGCAACGTCCGGGTCTCCGAGGCACCGAGCTACGGCCAGTCGGTGATGACCTACGATCCCGGTTCGCGGGGAGCAACGAGCTACTTCGAGGCCGCCCAGGAGATCGCCGAGCGAGGCGTCAAGGAGCCGGTGGGCCGGAATGCGTAGTGCGGACGAGTCGCTGGGAGGCGTGGCATGAAGAACCGTCCTCGGGGCGGTCTGGGTAGGGGCCTGGGGGCGCTGATCCCGACCGGGCCGCAGCCGGGTGCCGCCGGCGCCGGGACGGCTGAACCGGCCACCGAGCACGAGGAGGTGGCTGCCGCAGCCGTCCCCGCGGTGCCCGTCGGGGCGCCGGTCCACGAGCCGGAGCCCACTCTCAGCCCGGTGCCGGGAGCGCGCTTCGCCGAGATCCCGGTCGACGCGATCCTGCCCAACCCGAAGCAGCCCCGTCAGGTCTTCGACGAGGAGGCCCTGGAGGAACTCAAGACCTCGATCCAGGAGGTCGGTTTCCTCCAGCCCATCGTCGTCCGTCAGCTCGACGACGAGAAGTACGAACTCGTCATGGGTGAGCGGCGCTGGCGCGCCGCCCAGGCGGTGGGGCGGGAGAACATCCCGGCCATCGTCCGGGACACCCGCGACGACGCCATGCTCCGTGACGCGTTGCTCGAGAACATCCACCGGGCCAATCTGAACCCGTTGGAAGAGGCCGCCGCCTATCAGCAGTTGCTGGAGGAGTTCGGGGCGACCCACGAGGAGCTGGCCCGCCGGATCGGTCGGAGTCGCCCACAGATCTCCAACACGATCCGGCTGTTGAACCTGCCGGCTCAGGTGCAGCGTCGAGTGGCAGCGGGAATTCTGTCGGCCGGCCATGCCCGTGCACTGCTGAGCCTGGACGAGGCAGAGGCACAGGAACAGTTGGCGCTGCGCATCGTGGCCGAGGGCCTGTCGGTCCGGGCCACCGAGGAGATCGTGGCGCTGACACTCAACGACGGGTCGGCCAAGAGCCAAGCGGCGAAGCGTCGACCCAAGGCACACGCGCCGGCGCTGAACGATCTCGCTGACCGGCTCTCCGACCGCTTCGACACCCGCGTGAAGGTGGACATCGGCCGGAGCAAAGGCAAAATCACGATTGAGTTCGCGACAGTGGACGACCTGGAGCGGATCGTCGGGATCATCGGTGTGCAGCAGGAGGAGGGCGAGGGCTGACCCCTCCTCTCGCTGACGGCCGCGCCACCCCATCGGGTGCGCGGCCGTTCTGTTTCCATCGCCGGTTTCACGTGAAACCGGCCGCTGTCCGTGCGATCGCGGTGCCGTCGGCTTTGTCGGGCGGCGGCGGGATCCACAGCAGAAGCGGTACCGGTGCTGCTCTGGGGGATGGATGCGACGCGCGCTCTGCGCGGCGCTTGTGGGCCTCGCGGTGCTTGTGTACCTCGTGAGGGCTGCGGGCCTCGCGAGGGCTGCGGGCTCGGAAGTCGCGTGCGGAGCGTGCGGGGACGGCGTGCGGGCGGGACAGTCGTGCCGGGCGTGCCGGGCGGGCGTGCGGGGGCGGGCGTGCGGGACAGGCGTGCCGGGCAGGCGTGCGGGGGCGGGCGTGCGGGACAGGCGTGCCGGGCAGGCGGGCGTGCGGGGTGGCGAGGGTGCGCGGCTGCCAAGGCATGCAGTGTCGGAACCCCCGATGGGAGTGCCTGCGGGTGGCGCCCTAGCCGCAAGACCGATCCGCGTACTCTCGGCCGTGCTGCAGAGGGCCTACGAGTCGGGCGGGCCGAGGGCGGGCGTGCGGGGTTTTCGGTCGGGCGGCCTGCAGGCGGACTCCGCGCCACCTCTGCCCGGGAACGGCGGGGAACCGTTGGGTGCTGCCAGTTGCTTTCCGGTGCGTCAGGTGTGGCCGCTCCGGCTGATTGGCTGCGCTCGTTCGTCGGTACGGGTGATCGACTCGAGTTCGCTGAAGTAGGGGTATCCCGACGCCTTCGATACCCCTACTTCCGGGAAACCGTGTTGATCACCTCGGAGTGCCGCAGCACTCTCGTGGCCGGATCGCCCAGGAGCGCCGAAGCGGCTCGCCGTGCGGTCTGGTCGACCGCAGCCACCCTTGGCCGTTCTTGAGGCCGCAGCGGGCCACTCAGCGGCGCGCAAGCACACAATGAACCATCCCAAGGACTCACGTGCGTCGGCAGCCTCCGTTTCACGTGAAACAGCGCCCCCTGACTGCCAACCCACGCGGACAGAGTGCCGAGACTCCTCGCCCAACAGCATCGGCGGATCTGGCCGATGAGCGCGGCCGGGAACGCCGACTGCCCGGGCGTACGCGGCGACGCTTCTGGAGCGGCTCGACTCTGTGAAGGGAAGCGGATGTGCGGGACCGGCCCGCCGGTGGGCCCTCCACCTTCCGGGCTTCCGCCACGACGCGGATGTGCGGCGACCCACTCCCTAGGAAGACCGCGTCATCACCACAGACCCGTCAAGCACCACAGACCTATCTCACGGTGGTCGCAGTCGAAGCGCACAGTTCTGCGGGACGCCCCGGCCCTATGCGCCCCAGAGAGAGGCCACCAACGTCGGGAAGCTCCCACCGTCCCCAGCCCTGTGGAAAACATGCCGGGCACTGCGTCCGCAGGACCTCTACGTACCTTCCACCGACCGTCCGGACGATGATCGTTGGAGGGGTGCCGCCGGCGTTCGAAAATCTCCGCCAAGGCAAGGAGTACGCAGCACAGAGCCGTGCGGCGACCACTCGCCGCAGCCCACTTCGACGGTCCGCTGACAACGACCCACGGGCGGAAAAGTTATCCACACCGGTTTTCCACAGGCACGCGTTGTTTCACGTGAAACACCGCGTGGGAGCGGGTGTGGGCCTGTGGATGACGGCCTGTATTCGTGATCTCGGCAGCCTGTGGATACCGCTCGACCGGGAGGTCGGCGGCCCGACGTACCGG
This window harbors:
- the dnaA gene encoding chromosomal replication initiator protein DnaA; the protein is MAGTTDLAAVWLAATDELADEIISAQQRAYLRLTRLRAIVEDTALLSVPDAFTRDVIESRLRPAITEALTRRLGRPIQVAVTVRVAEDAAGRPAGTVYRSTPETGPFDVDGSSVEPFGDDQGARPSADPMIPEQTHAGRAPEPAAPPTPTGPPLAPAVDAHRPGMIPASRDGQEALFSAAFAEPMRTPRPGPDRRGYDEQAARLDPPGPDTRPYEPRYREESASPRDQHVIRALPRDTGTDSGPGRSGVDHRPGGRDERRLPGADAGGNRLNPKYMFETFVIGSSNRFAHAASVAVAESPAKAYNPLFIYGHSGLGKTHLLHAIGHYATTLGNARSVRYVSTEEFTNDFINSLRDDKTSAFQRRYRDVDILLIDDIQFLENRERTQEEFFHTFNTLHNANKQIVITSDRSPRQLATLEDRMRTRFEWGLLADIQPPDLETRIAILQKKAAQERMYAPPDVLEFIASRVSNSIRELEGALIRVTAFASLTRSTVELSLAEEVLRDFMPDGAGPEINADQIMASTADYFGVSLEDLRGQSRSRVLVNARQVAMYLCRELTELSLPRIGQAFGGRDHTTVMHADRKIRQQMAERRSLYNQIAELTNRIKQNS
- the rpmH gene encoding 50S ribosomal protein L34 codes for the protein MSKRTYQPNNRRRAKTHGFRLRMRTRAGRAILSSRRAKGRTTLSA
- the rnpA gene encoding ribonuclease P protein component; this encodes MLAAAQRLRRSTDFAAAVRGGRRAGRGAVVVHLTMPVNADPSTPISPQPVRDDNAELISVASRAGFVVSKAVGNAVTRNRVRRRLRALVRERLVDLPPGSTLVVRALPAAAQASYPRLATDLDAALAVARSPRERRHR
- the yidD gene encoding membrane protein insertion efficiency factor YidD — its product is MSGTGQTSPRPSTTGAKVLIAPIIAYRRWISPALPARCRFYPSCSAYAQEAVVRHGALRGAVLAVRRLLRCHPFHPGGHDPVPEPGGRRRADVTGAPN
- the yidC gene encoding membrane protein insertase YidC; its protein translation is MSLDWIYYAISWILLTWHSAWDAIGVPVGAVIGTNFAWILAIIFLVVTVRVILFPVFVKQIKSQRAMQALQPKVKELQEKHKGDRETLQKEMMELYKKEKANPLMGCLPMFLQIPVFLGLFHVLRRLDPDKRNQTLYGWTADQFQSASQAKLFTAPIAGKFGSTADELASLGANGTTVKVIAGVLVLVMIATTYLTSRQMILKTGWAEDPQQRMIQRLMLYGIPASLLISGAIFPIGVIIYWVTNNLFTLGQQQWVLRKFPPPVTAKKAVAPAASRNPVQPAKTGGLFGRGKTAPPAPVKAAAPKVAGPKPGAKPVNNPKKGRPAKRQG
- a CDS encoding R3H domain-containing nucleic acid-binding protein, producing the protein MTETSIPRTEQPLDEEETATLEVDGDDTGTEDDDTDAPATGARSKKAVGEGDLFRQSEIAADYVEGLLDILDYDGDIDELVAAGRPMVEVVGERLQNLVGQRGATLEALQELTRLAVFRQTGTPSRLLLDVGGYRANRRKELAAVAKNAVEKVKEYGEPVRLEAMSAFERKCVHDVVNAMSGVASESEGVEPNRRIVVRPVD
- the rsmG gene encoding 16S rRNA (guanine(527)-N(7))-methyltransferase RsmG; the encoded protein is MTHDDSTADAVSGPGGTPSGPSPVRPATSDAAATEPGTSPSPSDAALPPGLAPAALTLFGDRLDLAAAYAELLATDGVVRGLIGPREAPRIWDRHLLNCAAVAERVPSGATVLDVGSGAGLPGLVLAIARPDLTVTLIEPLARRTSFLIEVVERLGLAKSVRVFRGRADEAATGSSGRDPISGDVVTARAVAPLDRLAGWSLPLAVRGGRLLALKGSSAAAEIEEHAEVVTRLGGGEPTVHLCGVDVIDPPTTVVEIVRERMIGPRPAAGKRTRAGRSRRR
- a CDS encoding ParA family protein — encoded protein: MHDDGRYDDPHVTGASNDPVSRETDYPSWSPGATDPSTRPADGVAPAAHGAAADQPVGPETGDPAGVRRSAEGSSRPANVAEVRQVVVRRNTAAAVRFEAAVPQQPTAAAARDAAPTFAEAPVASTESLAAVAADPTYVSRETPTREEDDPPLAMEAMRAVQILNPSGEVTMPRPDRTRVMCVANQKGGVGKTTTTVNLAVALALHGNRVLVVDLDPQGNASTGLNVPHHTGIPDVYDCLINSVPLVEVAQAVEGIPNLWCVPATIDLAGAEIELVSVVARESRLDRAIAAYPGQFDYVFIDCPPSLGLLTVNALVAAQEVLIPIQCEYYALEGLNQLINNINLVRQHLNPKLDVSTILLTMYDRRTRLADAVEQDVRNHFGDKVLQAVIPRNVRVSEAPSYGQSVMTYDPGSRGATSYFEAAQEIAERGVKEPVGRNA
- a CDS encoding ParB/RepB/Spo0J family partition protein; this encodes MKNRPRGGLGRGLGALIPTGPQPGAAGAGTAEPATEHEEVAAAAVPAVPVGAPVHEPEPTLSPVPGARFAEIPVDAILPNPKQPRQVFDEEALEELKTSIQEVGFLQPIVVRQLDDEKYELVMGERRWRAAQAVGRENIPAIVRDTRDDAMLRDALLENIHRANLNPLEEAAAYQQLLEEFGATHEELARRIGRSRPQISNTIRLLNLPAQVQRRVAAGILSAGHARALLSLDEAEAQEQLALRIVAEGLSVRATEEIVALTLNDGSAKSQAAKRRPKAHAPALNDLADRLSDRFDTRVKVDIGRSKGKITIEFATVDDLERIVGIIGVQQEEGEG